GCAGGCAACACTGGCCATCACATTTCACCCAGCTGCCTTTTAATAATCCCTTGTCTGAGAATTGCCACTGAGAAGAGAGTAGCAGGATTCTGGGGCAAATGGTCAGACCTGATCTGAAAGGGCACTGCGGGATGTGTGTAGGATTGCTAGAAAGTATTGCGGAGGTGCTCTGCAGCAAGCATCTGCAGCTATCTTCAGCTGCCAGACTATTTTCATCTAATAGGGGCTACTTTTTAAGGAATCAGGCGTGATTACTTGGAGTTCTTTTCAGTTGCGTAGTTCTTTGGCAACACTAGTCCAGCATCTCCATGCTATCCAAAGAACATAACGTTAAAAGCATACAGAGTGAGTatcccctcccccaaaaaagtAACATAGTTTGTCCATGAAGTTGGAAAATGATAGTTGAAAAACTGGCAGACTCCCTAAACTGCCCCTTTTCATCTCTGCCCAGATGTTTTCAGTAGCCTGAATCCCACTGCAAAGAAGGAGCCTGGGACAGTGCTAAAAACCATGACTCCTGTTGATCGGCTGCTTTTCTTAAAACGTAAGTATGATTATACTGGAGTCCTAGAATCTCCTAAGCTGGAATGGACCCACAAAAATCACTACTGTCCaacttctggccctgcacaggaccatgtgtctgagagcattgtccaagcGCTTCTTGGAAtctgtcaggtttggtgctgtgactacCTCcatggggagcctgttccagtgcccaaccaccctctgggaaccttttcctgatatccatcCTAAACCTTGCTTGACAGAACTTTAGACCGTTCCCTCCAGTCCTGTCAttgtcaccacagagcagagatcagttcctgcccctcctctacccctcacgaggaagctgtaactgtaatgaggtctcccctcagtctcctccaggctgaacagaccaagtgaccgtAACTCTCTGTATATAACTCTCCTTATCCCATCACCATGAGTGACCCAGATTAGGAATGTGTGGAGGCATCAGTGTCGGTGCCCTGCTGTGATTCCCTTGGCTTGCCTTTTGCTGTCCCTACCTAGTCTCCAGAGGTGTAGGCTGTGGCTCTCTGAATCCTAACCTTAACCCAAATGGCAGCTtggtgctgcagctgaggtACCCACCACACTGGTGGCCTAGATTAGAAAGGTGTGGAGGCAGCAATGTTGGCAGACTGCTTTATGCGCTTGGCATACATTTTCCAGCcctggtgtccctggagctgtaggCTCTGTGGCCAGCTGAACTCCATCCCTACCTAATGTAACATTGGTGCTGCAACTGGCATCCCCATCACAATAGATGACCCAGATTTGGAAAGTGTAGAGTCGGCAATGTTGGGGCCCCACCTTGCTCACACTAGAATGCCTTTTCCAGACCCAGTGTCCTTGGACATTGGGATTTCTGTCTCAGCCCTAACCCTAAGCATAAAGCAACCTTGGTGCTGTGGCTGAGGTCCCCATCACCTTGGTTGACCCAGGTGTGGATGCAGCAATGTTAGCACCCTGTTGTGATCCCCCTGGCATGCCTTTTCCAGCCTGCGTTCCTGGGACTTGCAGGCATTCTGACTGTCCCAAGacactgctggctctgggctccTTTGCAGGTGTTTTATAACTTGGACTTCCAAGGGTCATGATAAATGTAGCAACTATGTTTATGGCTTTGACTGCAGATGCAAGATCACCGACCTGGGAATATGACAGCATTCACCCGAGACTGAAATTGTCTGATGACCGTCTTGAAGTAAGCTGTAGCTGGAGGAGAATATTTTACCCCTGTGGTCCCCAGAGGTTCGATCAATTATGGCAAGTGCTAAGCAGAGACGCATTCCTTTCTGGGAGCCATTACTGGGAAGTTGACCTGCttcatgctggagcaggatggTGGATTGGTGCAGCCTACCCTACCATTGGCAGGAAAGGAGATTCTGAAGCCTGTCGACTTGGCTGGAACAGAGCATCTTGGTGCCTTAAGAAGTTTGATTTTGAATACTGGGCATTTCACAAGGGAGAGAGAATCCCCATCCTGATAGAGGATGATCCTGATTGCATTGGCATTTTTCTAGATTACGAAGCAGGAATCCTTTCCTTCTACAATGTTAGTGATGGCATGTCTCATTTGCACACGTTCCGCTGCAAGTTCACAGAACCAGTTTATCCAGCCCTGAGACTCTGGGAAGGGTCCATTAGAACATGCAAACtaacataagaaaaaaagcaaaataaagccTACTCTTTCATGCTTTTTCTGTGAATGCCACTTCAGCAATTATCTACACGAATTCATCTCTGTTGTATCAAAGTTGTAATTATGATGCTTTTAGTAAGTAAAAGAAGTTCAAGAAAACCAACTGTGACTTTTAATGTGTATGTATTTTTCAATAAGGAAAGGTGATCTTGCTTTTATAAATGATGTTGATGTACCACTGGAAGTGCCACGTCCTATTTTTGTAGTTCTTTCAACTTGTAAGAATAAGTTCAAGAAAACCAACTGTAATTTTCAATGTATATGTATTTTTGAATGGGGGGAGGTGATCTGACTTTTATAAATGGCATTGATGTACCACCCAAAGTGCTCTGTGTAATACTTTTCAACTTGCAAAATGGAAGAAGTCCGGTTGAAAGATATTACAACTTACTGGAACTTGGATattgacttttaaaaaagattttttttaatgaacttcCTTCCCTCATCGGCCTGTAGAGGCTGCAATTGTGTATGGCAACAGGTTTAGTTTGGTTCAAGCCTCCAAGATTATATATTGCATATTGTTATCATCGACAAGATCAGATTTGGATAATAAATGCACTAAGTGAATTAGCTCATATTTAAGTGTAATTTTGGAAAAATCACAGACTGGCATTGACTGTTGGAAAGGTCCCTTCTGAAGTGGGAACTTCTGTGGTCACATTTAATAGCCATTAGCTGGTCTTACATGTGACAGAAACTCTGAATTGGACTTCTGGGTGGCCCTATTCTTCCCACTGAGTGGAAGCATGAGAAATAGCTGTGTGCAACCCCTAATAGACGATGAAATGTCTGCAGGGTTCACAGGTGCAATAAAAACACTAGGCCAGTGGTGCTTTTGTACCCCATTTATCTTTGTGTCCAATCCGCAATATTCACATAAAACTAGGAGACACAGCTTGCAAGTTTCTGTATATGGATATTTCTCCCCCCACCAATACCTTAATTAAAGTCCCAGAAACTTCTGGAGCCTTTGCTTACAGCAGTCTCCAGGACCAGCCCTGTTAGAGTGAAAAACCACTGCTACTTTAAACTGGCCAGGTAATCTTACAGTGTTCAAATACTAAAGGCCCTGGAATCATCACCAGTGCTGACAAAGGCAAGGTCTGACCATAGCCGGAAATGCAGAAACAAAAGCTTGTTTTATAAgctagatttatttttcaaatttgaagttttaaaaaaaatcttttaacaaTTGAGTAGTTTTTTAATGTAAAGCAAGCATACTGCATCAGTCACAGCTCACATATGATCAAGTATATGATTcaacctctgcttccccatttAAAGATATGAATACAGTTTTCTCAGAATTGCACAAGGGTAAACATTTTGAAAGTAGCTCATAGTTACATAAGCACTCACCACCAAATTTAAGATACTTCACCAACTCATGACCAAAGGTAGCAAGTTCCAAGTAACCATCACTAGCAAATGATTccaccacagaaaaaaagcagatgaatTATACCAAAGCAGTTCTGTGCTAAGCAAGgtagttgaagaatgactggtctgcagcagctgctgctgctatacAGTTCCCTACTGgtccaaaggaaaagcagcaggcgATAGGAGTGGGATTGCATTTCTTACTTGAAAAGTGAGAAGCTGGGATGCAAGAGTAGAGCACACAAAAGGTGCACTGACCATCATGCTGAAGCATAGTGGTGTGATGTAGTCAGGCAATCAGCCTCAGCCATCTCACACACCAGTGTTGAGAGAAAAACCCCAATGCAGAGGATTTGctggttagaaaaaaaaaaataactgctCGAACTTCACCAGCATTTGGCTTCCTACCTGAGAAGTTGCCCCCCAGGTCCAAACAGAGGCATCCAAATGCTCTGCAGAATTGACTTCATATTCCAGACTTCACTCAACTTGCAATAGATGCTTTTCACAATTTCTGAAGCATAGGTTAAGCTCTGATCCATCTCAGATCTACTTTTCTTCCCTGCTCAATCTCTCTGGCCTGCCCTTTTGCCTTTCAGTTCACAAAAGGCTCTCTTGCCCCTTAAATGGGACCTTTCTAAATATCCAGTATGCTTCCTTTCCTGGTACTGTCTCTTCAGAACCTACCTTTCTCAAGAAGCCATTTTCCCACAGAGTGCAGATTCCTGCAACCACTGCTTTATCATGACACTTTTAAGGctttcatcttaaaaaaaaaaatccatccaggTTGCATTTGTAATTTTCTGTTCAGTGTATGTAAACTTTCACTTATCTGTATTCAACTCCAACTGAAGTCCTGCTATCAGAGGGGTTAGGCAAGTGgcagaaaagagaggaataTCAAAAGATACAGAGCTAGAACAATTCAAAGTGTAGACAAAATTCTCATGATTTACTGTATTCTTAACAGAAAAGGgaaactggaaaacagcagagtGTGGTACTACATTTGGCAAAACTCCAAACTGATCCAGGTTAAGTGAAATGGAGAAGAGAGGATCATGGTATTTTCTAGGCACAATACTACACAGTTTCTAATAAAATCTGTATAATTTATATCCCCTTGTTTCTGAAATGTCCTGCTAATAAGAACCTGAAAATTCTGTTTGCATCCTCATAATTACACCACTTTCTTCTAATCTGCCATGCTGCTATACTTAGATATGTTGTGCAGTACTACACTGAGAAATATGGAGTGCTTTGGTTTAGCACTTCACTTTTTTTACATGATTATCCACTACTTGCTCAGTGATGGTTTCATCTTcttcaatatttcttttaatcttcTGGCCCACCAGATCAAAGATGGATTCTGGGGGAAATCCCTTAGGCTCTCCCACCTTCACCGTCAGCATGTCAAGTGTCAATATTGCACCTTCAGGAATTGCCACTTTCGCCACTACTGACTTTCCCAGCTacaggggaggaggaaaaaaatgtttaagttAAACACATTGCTAGGATTAGTCTAACAAAAGGAGGTAAAAAGTATTTTGCAGTTATTTGAGAACAGGATGTGTAGAACTGCCTTCTCCACTACTTATTCCAAATGAAGATTAAGTTAGCATGGAAGCTTTCACTGTAACCAAGCTGCCGGGAACATGCAGATGTTTCCTGAAACTGGACAGTGGCTCactgaaatttttcaaaatcacAGTGGAGAGAATCTGATTAGAACAACTGGTGTTTCAGCTTAGTGTAAAAGCAGCTCACACACAATCACGGAGACATATTGTTCCTACTACTATTACCAAATACctggcactggtgaggtcacAGCTCAAGTCGTCCTGTGCTCAGTTCTAGGTCTCTCGCTACAcaaaggacattgaggtgctggagcaaatccagagaagggccacaaagTTGGTGAAGGGtgtggagcacaagtcctatgaggaggggctgagggagctgggggtgtttagcttGGAGAAAAAGGAGGCTCCGAGAAGactttatcactctctacaactccctgaaaggaggctgtagccaggtgggagtTGGTTTCTTCTCCCATGCGgcaagtgacagaacaagaggaaatggccccAAGCTATGCCAGGAGagggttagattggatattaggaaaagtttcttgTCAGAAAGAGTTATCAAGCACTCAAACACTCTAGAACATGGAAGTGGTTATGATCCCTGGAGTTATTTAAAACATGTGTAGACATGGCACTTAGGAACATACACTAGTGGTTGGAattggcagtgttaggttagTGGTTGGACTGAATGACCTTatgggtcttttccaacctaaatgactcTATGTTTCTTCTCAACTTAGGTAACCACTGGATGATAAATATAAAACTCCATTATAATCAAAATGGCCAACATTATGCAGTGAGACATTTTTTAAGTGCAGAGGCAGAAACACTACTGCAATAAACAATTTGCAAGCTATTTTTCTGAATATGGAGTTATTAGCTAGAGATCTAAATTAGCTGCAGGTTTACACAAACCAAAATCAGAAGTTACCTTTTCATTGCAAGCCATTTCACAGGGCAAGAGTTGTTTGATTGGAGAAcccattgctttttccacagtACGGATGGCTTTCACTAGCTCCGCCAGTTCATTTGGCTCCAGAGATGCTTGGTGGTCGCTTCCTTTCCATGTTTTGTCGAGAGTCACGTGGCGTTCCAGTACTTTAGCACCCATAGCAACAGCTGCCACTGAAATGGCTATGCCAGTTTCATGCCCCGAATAGCCAATGGGGATATCAGGAAAAGCTGACTGATATGCCTTAAATCATGACAGAGTGGGTCTGAATTACCAAGGTAGCAGTTTCAAAGACAAAGCAAATTTTAGAGTGATAACTGCAATGGACAAATACTGTGCCATAAAACAAGCAGTTGGTTATGCAGAGAGAGTGCAACTTCGTAAATTCAAGAAGTCACACTGCATTACCAATCACCACGTTCCAAATCTGACTAATATTATCAATAGCGACAAGAAAAAGGAAGCATGTCCTCCTCTACAACTTACGTTTCTCCTTTAAATTCAGTTCTGCTACTCAAGGTCTTTGAAGCCTGTATCAGTGTAAGTAATAGTATCCTATTTTCATCCAACAATCCAGTGGATTGGCTGAACTTAATCCAAAAGAGTTTTCTTCAACATTGTATTTAAAATCTGAAGCAATCTTTTAATCCATACATTGAGGACAGTCACCAAATTCTAAAGGCAATTAAAGGCAGCTATGCGGcattctattaaaaataatatactCTGTGTGCATAAATCTAAGATAGTGCTTGAACACTGGTCAGTTTGGGAAAACTTTCTTACATCAGTATTTGGCATATTCAAATAATATTTCCAATGAAGGAAACTATACTAGGGTATAACCAATTTTCTTCACTGCTCTGATAGTCACATGAAGTTTCCGGTCTAGCTCCCTATTTAGAACTATGTTCTCACTTCACGCACCTTCTTAATGGTAACAGTCTACATGATTTTTCTTTGCACAACAGAGCACAGGGTTAACCTGTTAACTACATGTCATGTTTTCCTCTGTCGAACTGTGAATACTCCAGCAATATCCTTTAAACTATTCCTCAAAGATGAGTTCTACTAAAAAAAGATCCGGTGGATATTTTTACTTCAATGCTTGCATTGTAATTTAGAGGAACATGAGACATAACTCTCAGAAATGAACTCCAGCATGCCTAAGATCTGGAAGTGTTTCTCCATAAAAGGGCACAGCCCTTCTCTGCTATCCTACCCATGGCATGCTCTAGGTTACTCACTGACCGATATAACACGGAGATTGACATCCTCTGGCTGAAGCGGGTATGCGCTGGTACACTGCAGGAAGCAGAAGTTTGGATTGATGGGCTTCACAATCTGATAAACTTGATGCATTGTGTTCATCGACTGCATCCCGCTGGAAATCACCATTGGGCGACCTAGCCATTAGAAAATATGCACAAGTTTTGTGCTATGTCCACAAGAAACCTACccaatattaaattaaattctttaagTACAGTAATTCAGTAAAACTAGTAAAACTAGAAAAGAATGCTGggtaaacacttttttttcaaagtctgaGGGTgagtttcttttaaagaaacttcagattttttcccaaaaaacaaTTGGAGGAAAAATCTAATAACTGAGCTACAGAGAAATGGTGATGTTCACCAAGATGGCTCAAATAAAATGCTCACCTTTCTTTGCAGTCTTTTCCaaatatggaaaattatttgtatCTCCTGATCCTACTTTGAAAAATGGAACATCCAGTTCATGTAGAAATTCCACAGCCAtctacaaggaaaaaaaagtcactgtgTTTTAACACTCCACTTCAGGTGGATCAAGGGATAAAGAACTACTGTGCTTGGAAATAAACAGCCTTTCAAAACAGCAAACCCAAAACTTGATTAAACAGGTAGATATTATGGACATCTCCCCAAAAACCACTGCTCCTGAAGTAACATTTGCTATCCTGACAGTATTAGTTTCTGATTTCCCTCCAGGTGAAGTATCATTACGGTGTCTTCTTTCATACTTCTATTTTTGTGCAGGTTTTTGACTAGGATCACTGTCTCAAGGCAGTCTCTGGCCTCCCACCACAGCTGGTCACACCAGCTGTACATTCTGCTGCTTAGTTCAAGTGAGCTCCACCTCAGCTTAAAGACGAAGTTGCATACCACAgcattcttgctttttttcctttttttaaacactaccAGAGAGAGCAACTACCTGCAGATGGGAGTTCGCctgttgaaaaagaaatgtgctaCAAGCATGCACACTGTCTTCCTGCCACACACATCCTGCAGGTCAGAACTATTAAACCACACAGTGTTTAAAACTACAGGCAGTAGAATAGATTTGCCACACTGAAAACTTGTATGAGTGTATTAAATAAGCactaggaaaaaacccaaaagtgcCCAAAAAGGGAAGTCCAAAATGAGTTTGGTTTTAGGAGAGATACTAGACAACAAAATATGCTGAAGCAAAGACTATAAAACCGTTTATTCAAATGCCAGTTAAACTCTGCCTTTGTCTAAAAATATGTGTGCTATATTGAAGACAATTCAAGAATTATTAGAGGCTCTCTGAAAATGGGTATTACATCAGTAAGtggccttttaaaaattagtactttatcagaagaaaatttaaattccaAACCTATCACAGGCAAGAGGTTATTTAAAGCCTCCATTCACCTCTGGGGAAAATAACGGAATAGTTACCTTTGTCCCCTGTCAACCACCCACAAacacttttaatttcttcagctcTTTCCTTGTTACAGTTAAATTTACTTAGTGCCAGAGCAAGAATGCTAACGTCCAGAAGAGAATCACGTCTTATTCAGTCTAATTTTTCCACCATCAGTATGATGGAGATTCCATTTCTTGTACCTAAGATGTATAACATCtctttaatttaataataaactATTTAACATAGTTTATTCAGACGCATTGTGCATAAAGACAGTGAGTACTCTCTATTAAAAAGGCACAGATCTTATCCCAGGAGATggcaaaaaattaaatatgacaGGTAGACCTTGTATCTAAGGCCACTCTTCATTAGGTAAATATCTCTTGAAaaccagcagcttttctttaaGAGATTCAACAACCAGGAAGCAATTTCAAGTAACAGGAATGACATTAAAGGGAGTGGTTCAGTGAGATCCTGCTTTGTCTCCAGTACACACTGGAACAGAATAGATAAAGAAGTTATTCATAGCCATTGTGTTTATTTCACACATCACTTCATTAGTTTCCTCATATAGTTAAACGCAAAATTTAACCTCTTTGACATAGCTGGACTTCCAAAGATATATTAAATTTACTGAAGTTAATATATTCTCAAAGATTTATTATGTTAATTTATGCAATATTTTCCTTGAGTTCCAAACCCCTGTCTTGCAAAAATGCCACCAGAAATCTTAGGAGCTGTGTAATGTAATTAGTGCtcaaaaaaaaggcacaaacatGTATCAGTTCTGTTAATTAGCTGTACAaaggagcacagcagagaaaaagagggaTCCCAGCAGCAGAAAGTGATCTTagctgctgcctgtgaaagGTGTTCTGTGTTGCACTACAGCCTTTAGAAACCAGAGGTTTTAACATCAAAGAAagaatgtgggggttttttttctccccaaaggCGCATGGGTCTTTAAGATCCCAGATAAAGAAGTCCAAGACTCCTGGGTTCATATACTCCTTTCTTAAAGGAGTGCACGTTGCTCAGCAGGTCTTCTAGACTTGAAGATAGCACTAAAAGAAACATCACCACTCTCTCTTTTCACAGATCTGTTTCAGAATCCATGGCACTGAGCTATTGCTACATACACAAAACATATTTGTCTATCATCAGACTAAGTGGGAGAATAAATtgtaagaaaagaagaaaaacactgatATATCAGTAATTCCTCCGATTGCAAGAGTGAGACAATGAACAGATCACCTTAAGGACTAAGTAAATCACATCCTAGTCTCATCCTGGATATGTCTACTTGCAGAAAGTCAGGGACATTGCTGTGCTGGCCATATGCAAGAGTGGCTAGCTTACTTCTCGTAGGGTCTCTTTCAGTTTGGCTCTTTGTATTTTCTAGGCCtcaaagaaaagtaaaacaatCTATACAATCTCTCATTTATACTGACGTTCAAGTGTTACCTGGCCTTTCCAGCTTACACATTTCAATTTTATGTTGCATTTGTTAATACTGTCACTACCATCATTCTGAGGTAGGCAACATGCAACAGTTACAAATACACGTGTCTTAAggggaaacagcagcaggagtttCATGGAGTTGTGAAGCTGGTGACTGACTGTTCAAGAGCCCACTGGCAAAAATGAGTAAATGATTCAGGAGTAACAGGGCAAGGTGCTGAGCCTCTCCACGAGATTAGTAAAAGAAATAGGGGCATAAACATTTCTGCTGCTTAGAAACACCACAGGGGTCTAGTAAACAACaaggatggaggaaaaaaaagagggaaatatcAGGGATTAGAAGAAAGGAATCTGGTTTAAATACAGAAGGAAGTTTGGTATGCTTGAAACCAACACTGGAGCGCAGTCTGATTGCCATCTTGATCTACACTCTCAAAGCCTCAATTGTTTATGAATATCAAAATGAAGCCTTGTCCCTAATATTACTTACTGTGTATAAGTATCTCAGCACACATGGCAAGTCTTCCAAAATATTCAGCCATCTACTCAACCATTACAGAGACACAGGTGAACTAGCAAATTACTCTAGGTCTCTTAGAAATTCATTGTCCATATATTCTCTTCATGTAAGAACTATCACACCTAAGTAATACCCAACGGACACAACAGCCAGACTCCCCTTGTCATTCCAGTATGGTTTACATACCTCATCCATGCCAGAAGCTGTGAAGAAAATGCCAATCTCCTCTGCATACTTCTTTAGCTCTCTATATTGGTCATGACTGAACTCCAAGTGGCGCTTATGCTCCCCATAGGTCTTTCCCCAGGAGTGTTTAGAGGTGTAGGGCCTTTCTAAGGCTTTCTTGTTGAATTTGTACTCCAGTTCACTCTTCTGGAACTTAGCACAGTCTGCTCCACAGTCCTGCAAGACAAGCTGGTGCACACTGAGTGGAAGTGCAAGTGAAACTGCACTCATCCTAGGTCTGAATGCAATGAGTTAGTAACTGATGTGCCCATCTGTTGTGGAGTTTTTACATTATCATCACAGCAGTCACAGAAATGGTAATGAACACAGAGTGACTGTGgacctacacacacacaaacccttTTATTTCAAAGTGCCTATACATTTCATAGAGCAGTAGTCTGGAGAGAAATCATAGTAAACCTACAAAACTACTTAGTCTCTTGCTATGCATGGCGCTTATTCAAGAGTTGACTTCTGTGGTGTTTTTCCCAGATTAGCTGTCACTgataattttacattaaaaaaggaCACAGGATTCTGCGGAACAAGGAGTATGAATCtgattcatagaatcatcaaggttggttttaagatcatccagtccaactatccacccagcaccaccactgtaacccctaaaccacaccaccagcaccagacacctcttgaacacctccaggaataGTAATTCATTTGAAGTCACACAAACAGTGAAGATGTATACTCATTAGAGCAGTCTGCACTTACACCCCAGTCACAGAACTAAATACACCATGCCCTGAGCTGTGATGACGTGCAGTTTTCTATCTAATGGATATAACATCGAATTTCACAGGAGCTTGGCTGTCTTACTGAATGACACAAGTGTTACTGTAGTAAATCCCTAATGTCAACCAAGTCAAACTGGAGGTTAATTAGAGATTAATTCAGCAGGTGCCTGATACTTCCCAAATTCCCCGTGAGCTCCGGCCCCACCTGCGGGGCTGCAGCCATGACACAAGATCACAAAAtcaactaggttggaaaagacctctgagattaTCGGGTCCTTGAGGTGACCGAACACCACTCTGTCAAAACAGaccatggcaccaagtgccacgtccagtctttccttaagcacctccagggacagcgactccaccacctccctgggcagcccattccgaTGTCTGTTCACCCcatctgtgaagaaattcttcctgctgttcagcctgaacctctcctggcacagcttgaggccatgtcCTC
This genomic stretch from Corvus hawaiiensis isolate bCorHaw1 chromosome Z, bCorHaw1.pri.cur, whole genome shotgun sequence harbors:
- the NANS gene encoding sialic acid synthase translates to MAREFQLCPGRRVGGDHPCFIIAEIGQNHQGDLDIAKRMIRMAKDCGADCAKFQKSELEYKFNKKALERPYTSKHSWGKTYGEHKRHLEFSHDQYRELKKYAEEIGIFFTASGMDEMAVEFLHELDVPFFKVGSGDTNNFPYLEKTAKKGRPMVISSGMQSMNTMHQVYQIVKPINPNFCFLQCTSAYPLQPEDVNLRVISAYQSAFPDIPIGYSGHETGIAISVAAVAMGAKVLERHVTLDKTWKGSDHQASLEPNELAELVKAIRTVEKAMGSPIKQLLPCEMACNEKLGKSVVAKVAIPEGAILTLDMLTVKVGEPKGFPPESIFDLVGQKIKRNIEEDETITEQVVDNHVKKVKC
- the TRIM14 gene encoding tripartite motif-containing protein 14 isoform X3, yielding MAQGAPRAAAPGARVCGVHAGRPLELFCEDCGCCVCALCPVLGAHRGHRACLLPHAVRRTQELMALCLKNLEERKEQEAGNRRNIVQAVNDVKNYTAIEKEIKESSHLSEEWHPIPLSFEHLLNHYKHFIKVIQSILEKPLEARLKEDVFSSLNPTAKKEPGTVLKTMTPVDRLLFLKHARSPTWEYDSIHPRLKLSDDRLEVSCSWRRIFYPCGPQRFDQLWQVLSRDAFLSGSHYWEVDLLHAGAGWWIGAAYPTIGRKGDSEACRLGWNRASWCLKKFDFEYWAFHKGERIPILIEDDPDCIGIFLDYEAGILSFYNVSDGMSHLHTFRCKFTEPVYPALRLWEGSIRTCKLT
- the TRIM14 gene encoding tripartite motif-containing protein 14 isoform X2; amino-acid sequence: MALCLKNLEERKEQEAGNRRNIVQAVNDVKAHADRIKRQLSEKVTELQLLLREEESLAKNFIDEKTQQALGAHDQQLESCQEQLAALETLTLQIRQIQQDTDPIRLLENYTAIEKEIKESSHLSEEWHPIPLSFEHLLNHYKHFIKVIQSILEKPLEARLKEDVFSSLNPTAKKEPGTVLKTMTPVDRLLFLKHARSPTWEYDSIHPRLKLSDDRLEVSCSWRRIFYPCGPQRFDQLWQVLSRDAFLSGSHYWEVDLLHAGAGWWIGAAYPTIGRKGDSEACRLGWNRASWCLKKFDFEYWAFHKGERIPILIEDDPDCIGIFLDYEAGILSFYNVSDGMSHLHTFRCKFTEPVYPALRLWEGSIRTCKLT